A window of the Acidimicrobiales bacterium genome harbors these coding sequences:
- a CDS encoding sigma-70 family RNA polymerase sigma factor: MDGASTASDNSAPARVAAASLYREHVDAVHRYVARRLGTEVAGDIVAETFRIALESFDRFDPIRGTERAWIFGIATNLIRRHWRSEQRRLKATARHAMRQPALAEEAQQVVDHLDATADVDRVWLAVAQLRPDDRDLVVLIAWEGFSHDEVASVLGIPTGTVRSRRHRIRAELRRQMAPRRANDG; the protein is encoded by the coding sequence ATGGACGGGGCCAGCACGGCATCTGACAACTCGGCGCCGGCCCGCGTCGCCGCCGCTTCGCTCTACCGAGAGCACGTCGATGCCGTTCATCGCTATGTGGCTCGGCGCCTGGGTACCGAGGTTGCGGGTGACATCGTGGCCGAAACGTTTCGTATTGCGTTGGAGAGTTTCGACCGCTTCGACCCGATTCGCGGGACCGAGCGAGCGTGGATCTTTGGCATTGCGACCAATCTGATCCGACGACACTGGCGCTCCGAGCAACGCCGCCTGAAGGCCACGGCGCGACACGCCATGCGTCAGCCTGCGCTCGCCGAGGAAGCACAACAGGTCGTCGATCACCTCGACGCCACAGCCGATGTCGATCGAGTGTGGCTCGCTGTCGCACAGCTCCGCCCGGACGATCGAGACCTCGTCGTCCTGATCGCGTGGGAGGGTTTCAGCCACGATGAGGTGGCATCGGTCCTCGGCATCCCAACCGGCACGGTCCGCTCCCGTCGGCACCGGATCCGCGCCGAACTACGAAGGCAGATGGCACCAAGGAGAGCGAACGATGGATGA
- a CDS encoding glycine C-acetyltransferase: MAEAQGREAFYERLDGTLDEIRKAGLWKAERIITSPQAGQIQVSGGDAVLNLCANNYLGLADDPAVIAAASEAMASHGFGMASVRFICGTSDLHRSLEHEIADWLGYDDSILFAAAFDANGGVFEPLLDESDAIVSDSLNHASIIDGIRLCKARRYRFDTADLADCDRQVRAALADGARTVLIVSDGVFSMDGVAADVAGLCEIAERHDAMVMLDDCHATGFIGPDGRGTAALYGVTDRVDITTSTLGKALGGGMGGFVAADQRIVDLLRQRARPYLFSNALAPPLLAGASAGIRLARDGVARRDALVANAAHFRSRMEGAGFTLLGSGHPIIPVLLGDAALAGEFAHRLLGLGVYVTAFSYPVVPQGTARIRTQMNATHTRDQLDRAIDAFVAVGRELDVIR; encoded by the coding sequence GTGGCAGAGGCACAGGGTCGCGAGGCGTTCTACGAGCGGTTGGACGGCACGCTCGACGAGATCAGGAAGGCCGGGCTCTGGAAGGCCGAGCGGATCATCACGTCGCCGCAGGCCGGCCAGATCCAGGTGTCCGGCGGCGACGCTGTGCTCAACCTGTGCGCCAACAACTATCTCGGTCTCGCCGACGACCCGGCGGTGATTGCCGCGGCGTCGGAAGCCATGGCGAGCCACGGGTTCGGGATGGCATCGGTTCGCTTCATCTGCGGCACCAGCGATCTGCACCGCTCGCTCGAGCACGAGATCGCCGACTGGCTCGGCTACGACGACTCGATCTTGTTCGCTGCCGCCTTCGACGCTAACGGTGGCGTCTTCGAACCGCTGCTCGACGAGTCCGATGCCATCGTCTCGGACTCGCTCAACCATGCCTCGATCATCGACGGCATTCGTCTGTGCAAAGCCCGCCGGTATCGCTTCGATACTGCCGACCTCGCCGACTGTGATCGCCAAGTGCGAGCGGCGCTCGCCGACGGGGCGCGCACCGTGCTGATCGTGAGCGACGGCGTGTTCTCGATGGATGGCGTCGCCGCCGACGTCGCCGGGCTCTGTGAGATCGCCGAGCGTCACGACGCCATGGTGATGCTCGACGACTGCCACGCCACCGGCTTCATCGGCCCCGACGGACGCGGAACCGCGGCGCTGTATGGAGTGACCGACCGGGTCGACATCACGACCTCCACACTCGGCAAGGCACTGGGTGGCGGCATGGGCGGATTCGTCGCCGCCGACCAGCGAATCGTCGACCTGTTGCGCCAGCGAGCCCGGCCCTACTTGTTCTCCAACGCGCTCGCCCCGCCGCTGCTCGCCGGCGCGTCCGCAGGCATCAGGCTCGCGCGCGATGGCGTTGCGCGCCGCGATGCCCTGGTCGCCAATGCTGCGCACTTCCGCTCTCGGATGGAGGGCGCCGGGTTCACGTTGCTCGGCTCGGGTCACCCGATCATCCCGGTCCTCCTCGGTGACGCCGCCCTCGCTGGCGAGTTCGCACATCGCCTGCTGGGACTCGGCGTCTACGTGACCGCGTTCTCGTATCCGGTCGTCCCGCAGGGCACTGCCCGGATCCGAACCCAGATGAACGCCACCCATACACGCGACCAATTGGACCGGGCGATCGATGCCTTCGTCGCTGTCGGCCGTGAACTCGACGTGATCCGATGA
- the tdh gene encoding L-threonine 3-dehydrogenase codes for MTTMRALRKVHAGPGLEICEIERPTPGPTEVLIEVAQMGICGTDLHIDDWDEWAAATIPVPLTIGHECFGHVVQIGDQVTDREHTGVVEGARVSAEGHLTCGYCRNCRAGQRHLCRNTIGVGVGRDGAFAEYLCVPAANVYVIPDHIDDDTATVLDPLGNAVHTALTFDLVGEDVLITGAGPIGLMAIPIAQRAGARHVVVTDLHPERLELARRMGATRAVDPRSTTLADVMAELGMTEGFDVGLEMSGAPAGLAAMVDAMHHGGRIALLGILPSGAGIDWTKVIFRGLTLRGVYGRRVFETWYKAAALLQDGLDLGPLFTHRFSIDDHDAAFDALRSGSAAKVIMTW; via the coding sequence ATGACCACCATGCGAGCCCTGCGGAAGGTGCACGCCGGGCCAGGCCTCGAGATCTGCGAGATCGAGCGCCCGACGCCAGGCCCCACCGAGGTACTGATCGAGGTCGCCCAGATGGGGATCTGCGGGACCGACCTCCACATCGACGACTGGGACGAGTGGGCAGCGGCCACGATCCCGGTGCCGTTGACCATCGGTCACGAATGCTTCGGACACGTGGTGCAGATCGGCGACCAGGTCACCGACCGGGAACACACCGGCGTCGTCGAGGGCGCCCGAGTCAGCGCCGAGGGTCACCTCACATGTGGCTACTGCCGCAACTGCCGTGCCGGACAACGTCACCTGTGTCGCAACACCATCGGTGTCGGCGTCGGTCGTGACGGCGCATTCGCCGAGTACCTTTGCGTCCCTGCCGCCAACGTGTATGTCATTCCTGATCACATCGACGACGACACTGCGACCGTGCTCGACCCGCTCGGCAACGCTGTGCACACCGCGCTCACGTTCGACCTCGTCGGTGAAGACGTGTTGATCACCGGCGCCGGTCCGATCGGTCTCATGGCAATTCCGATCGCTCAGCGCGCCGGTGCTCGACACGTGGTCGTCACTGACCTCCACCCGGAACGACTGGAACTCGCCCGACGAATGGGAGCGACTCGGGCCGTCGACCCGCGCTCCACGACCCTGGCCGACGTGATGGCCGAGCTCGGCATGACCGAGGGATTCGATGTCGGGCTCGAGATGTCCGGAGCGCCGGCCGGTCTGGCCGCGATGGTCGACGCCATGCACCACGGCGGCCGAATCGCCCTACTCGGCATTCTCCCGAGCGGTGCCGGGATCGACTGGACGAAGGTGATCTTCCGCGGCCTCACGCTCCGCGGTGTGTACGGCCGACGAGTGTTCGAGACCTGGTACAAGGCAGCGGCACTGCTGCAGGATGGCCTCGACCTCGGCCCACTGTTCACCCACCGTTTCTCGATCGATGATCACGACGCCGCCTTCGATGCGCTTCGCTCTGGCTCAGCCGCCAAGGTGATCATGACCTGGTGA
- a CDS encoding SDR family NAD(P)-dependent oxidoreductase: protein MTQNIEGRSVLVTGGTSGIGRATAEQLARLGAEVTITSRSLETAAAAAAELSAATGSLVSPAELDLSSLAGVRAFAADHLKKHDRLDVLINNAGTMAGKRRTTGDGFEWTLAVNHLGPFLLTNLLTPLLVDSAPARVIIVSSENHRGAKGGLNFDDLQMTEGYTPSKAYASSKLANILFTAEVDRRLGPQGVMARTLHPGVVATNFGKGPGSPRWMGVAMTMLKPFLASPEKGAATSVHLATAPSVELEGGLYWSSSKPKQPSQPALDHAAARRLWEVSAELVGLE from the coding sequence ATGACGCAGAACATCGAAGGAAGATCCGTGCTCGTCACCGGCGGCACGTCCGGCATCGGACGCGCCACCGCCGAACAACTGGCTCGCCTCGGTGCCGAGGTGACGATCACCTCGCGCTCGCTCGAGACGGCGGCGGCTGCTGCTGCCGAACTCTCGGCGGCGACAGGCTCGCTGGTGTCTCCAGCCGAGCTCGACCTCTCGTCGCTTGCCGGTGTGCGTGCGTTCGCGGCGGACCATCTGAAGAAGCACGATCGACTCGACGTGCTCATCAACAATGCAGGGACGATGGCCGGCAAACGGCGTACCACCGGCGACGGCTTCGAGTGGACGCTCGCCGTCAACCATCTCGGCCCGTTTCTGCTCACCAATCTGCTCACCCCGCTCCTGGTCGACAGCGCGCCGGCCCGAGTCATCATCGTCAGCAGTGAGAACCATCGGGGAGCAAAAGGAGGCCTGAACTTCGACGATCTCCAGATGACGGAGGGCTACACGCCGTCGAAGGCGTACGCCTCGTCCAAGCTGGCCAACATCTTGTTCACCGCCGAAGTCGATCGCCGTCTCGGCCCGCAAGGGGTGATGGCGCGAACGCTCCATCCCGGCGTCGTCGCCACCAACTTCGGCAAGGGCCCCGGTAGCCCCCGTTGGATGGGCGTCGCCATGACGATGCTCAAGCCGTTCTTGGCGTCCCCCGAGAAGGGCGCCGCCACGAGCGTGCATCTCGCTACCGCTCCCTCGGTCGAACTCGAAGGCGGCCTCTACTGGTCGTCGAGCAAGCCGAAGCAGCCGAGTCAGCCGGCGCTCGACCATGCTGCAGCACGACGGCTCTGGGAGGTCTCCGCCGAACTGGTCGGCCTCGAGTAA
- a CDS encoding TetR/AcrR family transcriptional regulator, translated as MSSTRDRIIEATLQLVAEEGLAGVTMVAVAKAAGVARATLYNHYTDVPSVLADAARVHNEHAIAGLRQAMAVVSGPSQGIEQLVRYVASISMHGHSLSTHHHFPPELRNQLGAFDLELAQQLETTLVGGVASGEFRPALDIDTTATLLLHALVGVSELVAATPDRAAPIADSAIATLLAAIGADPKDRS; from the coding sequence GTGAGTTCAACGCGTGATCGCATCATCGAAGCCACCCTGCAGCTCGTGGCCGAGGAAGGCTTGGCCGGCGTGACCATGGTCGCCGTTGCCAAAGCGGCCGGTGTCGCACGAGCAACGCTCTACAACCACTACACCGATGTCCCGAGCGTCCTGGCCGACGCCGCCAGGGTCCACAACGAGCACGCCATCGCGGGTCTTCGACAGGCGATGGCCGTGGTCTCCGGTCCCTCGCAGGGCATCGAGCAGCTCGTGCGCTACGTGGCCTCGATCTCGATGCATGGCCACTCGCTCTCCACCCACCATCACTTCCCACCCGAGCTGCGCAACCAGCTTGGTGCGTTCGACCTCGAACTCGCTCAGCAGCTCGAGACCACGCTCGTCGGCGGGGTGGCAAGCGGCGAGTTCCGGCCGGCTCTCGACATCGACACGACAGCGACCCTCCTGCTCCACGCACTGGTCGGTGTCTCCGAGCTCGTCGCGGCGACTCCCGATCGCGCCGCTCCCATCGCCGACAGTGCGATCGCCACGCTGCTGGCTGCCATCGGCGCCGATCCAAAGGACAGATCATGA
- a CDS encoding RNA polymerase sigma factor: MMNQGASSDAELIAQSFDDPERFAALFERHWLALHRYCVARAGDEGEDIAAEVFRIAFDQRERYDLERPSALPWLYGVAANLLRRRARTSARRRRAIGRLRGWATEHHTPDLRIVEQTDAVRALGPALAAVDQLRPDDRELVFLVAWTDLTYQEIAEAFDIPIGTVRSRLSRARARLGAELEAFR, encoded by the coding sequence ATGATGAATCAAGGGGCGTCGTCCGACGCCGAACTGATCGCCCAGTCCTTCGACGATCCCGAACGATTCGCCGCGCTTTTCGAGAGGCACTGGCTTGCACTCCATCGCTATTGCGTCGCTCGAGCCGGCGACGAGGGCGAGGACATCGCCGCCGAAGTATTCCGCATCGCCTTCGACCAGCGGGAGCGCTACGACCTCGAACGGCCAAGCGCCTTGCCGTGGCTCTACGGCGTCGCGGCGAATCTTCTTCGCCGGCGAGCCAGGACGTCCGCTCGCCGACGCCGAGCCATCGGTCGTCTCCGCGGGTGGGCCACGGAACACCACACACCCGATCTTCGCATCGTCGAGCAAACCGACGCCGTCCGGGCCCTGGGACCGGCGCTCGCCGCAGTGGACCAGCTCCGACCCGACGACCGCGAACTCGTGTTCCTCGTCGCATGGACCGACCTGACATACCAGGAGATCGCCGAAGCCTTCGACATTCCGATCGGCACCGTCCGGTCGCGGCTGAGTCGCGCACGCGCTCGCCTCGGAGCCGAACTGGAGGCATTTCGATGA
- a CDS encoding HNH endonuclease signature motif containing protein, with protein sequence MWRNNPKLEDLLYRDEEMLCDAACSLPPQKFGLVCQKWLSLADPDGAYEKYLLNLERRFYQSSKDLDGNFHLAGRLDPVNGEIFDQLVSKRAAEFFDADWAKAVAEAAPGEVITKSMLRRSDRQRRLDALVSLVVDGSSTPEGAQRPEPSIIFGLDVLSLSEFIAQMLHADLGDWAPDTDTGTDGGTAAAATAAGSKDAAGHEGTAGSTATAAREEAAASAAGSGASGHTAPHDASADSGRSVVSAPARNDHAASGANTATGSDAAGSDAATTAHATNPTTSTNTATGTTSGGLRLPDPPYPVPAGPSTAAAVDPMRRCETLRGTPIPFRIMLQHLFEARIRRIVYTAPNIIINAGQSRRLFTTTQKQLIKFRDRCCTFPGCHRDAIYCEADHLRAFVDGGPTDLTNGQCLCRYHHDLKTRNKFYCEPLPDGTIGFFLPTGIKLE encoded by the coding sequence TTGTGGCGCAACAACCCCAAGCTCGAAGATCTGCTGTATCGGGACGAGGAGATGCTGTGCGACGCCGCCTGCAGTCTGCCGCCGCAGAAGTTCGGTTTGGTATGCCAGAAATGGTTGTCGCTCGCCGACCCGGATGGGGCGTACGAGAAGTATTTGTTGAACCTGGAGCGCCGGTTCTATCAGTCGTCGAAAGACCTGGACGGCAACTTCCATCTCGCCGGACGGCTCGATCCGGTGAACGGTGAGATCTTCGATCAGCTGGTGTCGAAGCGGGCAGCGGAGTTCTTCGACGCCGATTGGGCGAAAGCGGTGGCGGAGGCAGCGCCGGGTGAAGTGATCACCAAGTCGATGCTGCGTCGGAGTGACCGGCAGCGTCGCCTGGATGCGTTGGTGTCACTGGTGGTCGACGGGTCATCCACGCCCGAGGGGGCGCAACGTCCGGAGCCGTCGATCATCTTCGGCCTCGATGTGTTGAGTCTGTCGGAGTTCATCGCCCAGATGCTGCATGCCGACCTCGGTGACTGGGCACCCGACACCGACACCGGCACCGACGGCGGCACCGCTGCTGCTGCGACCGCCGCTGGAAGCAAGGATGCTGCCGGCCACGAAGGCACCGCTGGTTCCACGGCCACCGCCGCCCGGGAAGAAGCTGCCGCATCGGCGGCTGGTAGCGGGGCGAGCGGCCACACGGCCCCGCACGACGCCAGCGCCGACAGTGGTAGATCCGTGGTGTCAGCGCCCGCCCGCAACGACCACGCTGCCTCTGGCGCCAACACAGCCACCGGGTCCGACGCTGCCGGAAGCGACGCTGCCACCACCGCGCACGCCACCAACCCCACGACCTCCACCAACACTGCGACTGGCACCACGTCCGGCGGGCTGCGGCTGCCGGACCCGCCGTACCCGGTTCCTGCCGGCCCGTCCACCGCAGCGGCGGTCGATCCGATGCGACGCTGCGAGACCTTGCGGGGCACACCGATCCCGTTCCGGATCATGCTCCAACACCTGTTCGAAGCCCGCATCCGCCGGATCGTCTACACCGCACCCAACATCATCATCAACGCCGGCCAGTCCCGCCGCCTGTTCACCACCACCCAGAAACAACTGATCAAATTCCGTGACCGCTGCTGCACGTTCCCCGGCTGTCACCGCGACGCCATCTACTGCGAAGCCGACCACCTCCGAGCCTTCGTCGACGGCGGCCCCACCGACCTCACCAACGGCCAATGCCTGTGCCGCTACCACCACGACCTCAAAACCCGCAACAAGTTCTACTGCGAACCCCTGCCCGACGGGACCATCGGGTTCTTCCTCCCCACCGGCATCAAACTCGAGTAA
- a CDS encoding gamma-aminobutyraldehyde dehydrogenase, with the protein MSLQQFQNVVDGQMTDAADRAVYGVVEPATGEVYAEAPRSGAEDIDRAYVAAGRAFETWGRTTPRERSEALLRIADAIERRTEEFVAAECRNTGKPIHMTRSEEMSPTIDHFRFFAGACRLLEGRSAGEYLADHTSYVRREPIGVIGQVTPWNYPLAMMVWKIAPALAAGNTVVLKPSDTTPATSTMLAELAQEFLPPGVLNVVCGDRDTGRLLVAHPTPAMVAITGSVRAGMEVAASAATQLKRVHLELGGNAPVVVFGDAEVEEAAVSIAEAGFFNAGQDCTAATRVLVDASVHDDFVAALAEAARATNVGMPDEETAFFGALNNADQLSRVAGVVDRLPAHAEVVAGGARLERPGFFYPPTVIAGLEQHDEAVQEEIFGPVITVQSFGDEAEAIRLANDIRYGLAASVWTNDHGRAMRASRDLDFGCVWINTHIPYISEMPHGGFKHSGYGKDLSVYGLEDYTRIKHVMSRLQ; encoded by the coding sequence ATGTCACTGCAGCAGTTCCAGAACGTGGTCGATGGGCAGATGACCGACGCCGCTGACCGCGCGGTCTACGGCGTGGTCGAACCGGCGACCGGCGAGGTCTACGCCGAAGCGCCCCGCTCAGGTGCCGAGGACATCGACCGTGCCTACGTCGCTGCCGGCCGCGCCTTCGAAACCTGGGGCCGCACCACGCCACGGGAGCGGTCGGAAGCACTGCTACGGATCGCTGATGCCATCGAACGGAGGACGGAGGAGTTCGTCGCTGCCGAGTGCCGCAACACCGGCAAGCCGATCCACATGACTCGCTCCGAGGAGATGTCGCCGACGATCGACCACTTCCGCTTCTTCGCCGGGGCCTGTCGATTGCTCGAAGGGCGCTCGGCAGGGGAGTACCTGGCGGATCACACCTCGTATGTGCGTCGGGAGCCGATCGGGGTGATCGGTCAAGTCACACCGTGGAACTACCCGCTGGCGATGATGGTCTGGAAGATCGCGCCCGCCCTGGCGGCCGGGAACACCGTGGTGCTCAAGCCCAGTGACACGACGCCTGCCACATCGACGATGCTGGCCGAACTTGCCCAGGAGTTCCTCCCTCCTGGTGTGCTCAATGTGGTGTGTGGTGACCGTGACACCGGGCGCCTGCTCGTCGCTCATCCGACGCCGGCGATGGTGGCCATCACAGGGTCGGTGCGGGCAGGGATGGAGGTGGCGGCCAGCGCGGCGACACAGCTGAAGCGGGTCCACCTCGAGCTCGGCGGCAACGCCCCGGTGGTGGTGTTCGGTGATGCCGAAGTCGAGGAGGCAGCCGTCTCGATTGCCGAGGCCGGCTTCTTCAATGCCGGCCAGGACTGCACGGCAGCGACTCGGGTACTCGTTGATGCGTCGGTCCACGACGACTTCGTTGCCGCCCTCGCCGAAGCAGCTCGGGCCACCAACGTCGGTATGCCCGACGAAGAGACCGCGTTCTTCGGGGCCCTCAACAATGCCGACCAACTGTCCCGTGTCGCAGGCGTCGTGGACCGTCTCCCGGCCCATGCGGAGGTGGTGGCCGGTGGGGCCCGGCTGGAGCGACCCGGGTTCTTCTATCCGCCGACGGTGATCGCAGGGCTCGAACAACACGACGAGGCGGTGCAGGAGGAGATTTTTGGTCCGGTCATCACCGTGCAGTCGTTCGGCGACGAGGCAGAAGCCATCCGACTCGCCAACGACATTCGGTACGGACTGGCCGCCAGTGTCTGGACGAACGACCACGGTCGAGCGATGCGGGCATCACGCGATCTCGACTTCGGGTGCGTGTGGATCAACACCCACATCCCCTACATCTCGGAGATGCCCCACGGCGGGTTCAAGCACTCGGGCTACGGCAAGGATCTCTCGGTCTACGGCCTCGAGGACTACACCCGCATCAAGCACGTGATGAGCCGACTGCAATAG
- a CDS encoding GNAT family N-acetyltransferase — protein sequence MALTDSSGGWKSSGMAIEVRPATNFDEVATMLGPKRPDASVCWCLSYRLTSSKENRELVGPARGERAKLLVHQDPLPGVLAYDDGEVVGWAAVHPRADTSFARNRKIPHVDDLPVWSVWCIRVRPGHRKKGISHHLLAGAVEFARANGAAAIEGYPLDNEGAPIDTTMAYVGTVALFEQAGFTKAATTDSVLNGFPRVLMRLDLR from the coding sequence ATGGCATTGACGGACTCGTCGGGTGGCTGGAAGTCTTCCGGCATGGCGATCGAGGTGCGTCCGGCGACGAACTTCGACGAAGTTGCGACCATGCTGGGGCCGAAACGGCCCGATGCCAGTGTCTGCTGGTGTCTCAGCTATCGCCTCACGTCGTCGAAGGAGAACCGCGAGCTCGTTGGGCCGGCGCGCGGCGAGCGGGCCAAGCTGCTCGTCCACCAAGACCCTCTCCCTGGTGTGCTCGCGTACGACGACGGCGAGGTGGTCGGTTGGGCCGCCGTGCACCCGCGGGCCGACACCAGCTTCGCTCGCAACCGCAAGATCCCACACGTCGATGATCTACCCGTGTGGTCGGTGTGGTGCATCCGTGTCCGTCCCGGCCACCGCAAGAAGGGAATCTCCCACCACCTCCTGGCGGGGGCCGTCGAGTTCGCACGAGCGAACGGCGCCGCGGCGATCGAGGGCTACCCGCTCGACAACGAGGGAGCACCGATCGACACGACCATGGCCTATGTCGGCACCGTGGCGTTGTTCGAGCAGGCAGGCTTCACCAAGGCAGCCACCACCGACTCGGTCTTGAACGGTTTCCCTCGCGTCCTCATGCGGCTCGATCTCCGCTGA
- a CDS encoding cytochrome P450, whose protein sequence is MTSVPAIGVDLWSDDVLIDPYPTYAELRAQGPVLYDPDREAFVLTRYDEIRQAVQDWERFSSAQGVGVGAKGNRMAGNGVLTTDPPRHEQLRKAMNRKLVARSLVEHQQFLDTTAAEVVAELVTRGSFEAVADLAQRYSIDVVAALTGLPVEGREHFMRWADDGFNLTGPDNDLASGGFEGFYEMYRYCFEFLTPDRFADGGWGRAFHDAGATGELEPEACPGLVMAIVWAGTDTTVNAISAALYLFGTHPDQWDRLRGDRSLMPSAIAEVLRIEPPVQRFTRVTTTDVEIGGATIPEGSRVVLLFGSANRDERRFGDPDRFDIERNPTDHLAFGRGIHRCVGAGLAQQEITAVLDQWIDRVERFEVSEAAWRRNNGLHGLAHLRVTLR, encoded by the coding sequence GTGACGAGTGTGCCTGCCATCGGTGTCGATCTCTGGTCCGACGACGTGCTGATCGATCCGTACCCGACCTACGCAGAACTTCGCGCGCAGGGACCGGTGCTGTACGACCCCGATCGTGAGGCGTTCGTGCTCACCCGCTACGACGAGATCCGCCAGGCGGTGCAGGACTGGGAGCGGTTCAGCTCGGCCCAGGGTGTCGGTGTCGGAGCGAAGGGCAACCGGATGGCGGGGAACGGGGTGCTCACCACGGATCCGCCTCGTCACGAACAGTTGCGAAAGGCGATGAACCGCAAACTGGTCGCTCGATCGCTGGTCGAGCACCAACAGTTCCTCGACACAACGGCGGCCGAGGTCGTGGCCGAGTTGGTGACGCGAGGCTCGTTCGAGGCCGTGGCGGATCTCGCACAGCGCTACAGCATCGACGTCGTCGCCGCGCTCACGGGTCTGCCGGTCGAGGGCCGTGAGCACTTCATGCGGTGGGCTGATGACGGGTTCAACCTGACCGGCCCCGACAACGACTTGGCCAGCGGCGGCTTCGAGGGCTTCTACGAGATGTACCGGTATTGCTTCGAGTTCCTCACCCCGGACCGCTTCGCCGACGGTGGTTGGGGTCGCGCCTTCCACGATGCCGGCGCAACCGGCGAGCTCGAGCCCGAGGCTTGCCCCGGTCTGGTGATGGCAATCGTGTGGGCCGGGACGGACACCACGGTCAATGCCATCTCGGCTGCCCTCTATCTGTTTGGCACGCATCCTGATCAGTGGGACCGGCTGCGAGGCGACCGGTCGTTGATGCCGAGCGCGATCGCCGAGGTGTTGCGTATCGAACCTCCGGTGCAGCGGTTCACGAGGGTCACAACGACCGATGTCGAGATCGGTGGTGCGACGATCCCCGAGGGGTCGAGGGTGGTGCTGTTGTTCGGGTCCGCGAACCGAGACGAGCGCCGGTTCGGCGATCCCGATCGTTTCGATATCGAACGCAACCCGACCGATCATCTGGCGTTCGGTCGGGGGATCCATCGCTGTGTCGGTGCCGGCCTCGCACAGCAGGAGATCACTGCCGTGCTCGACCAGTGGATCGATCGGGTCGAGCGCTTCGAGGTGAGCGAAGCAGCGTGGCGCCGCAACAACGGCCTCCACGGCCTCGCCCATCTCCGAGTCACGCTGAGGTAG